From the Chryseobacterium fluminis genome, the window GTGTGGTTTGTTACGATTAAACGTTTCCTTTGCCATGATTTAAATTATTTATTTATTGTTTTATTCAAATTTTCGGTGTGCAAATATAATGAATTTTTAAATACCAAGAATCTTTTTATTAAAAAAAATCAATATTTAAATCCCAGAGAATCACAAACCGCACATTTTAATGTATCGAAGTGCAAATTTACACAAATTTCCGGATTGAAAAAATCCTGACAACGTGTTTTGTATAAATTATGGAGTATGTATTTAATTATGAATACCATAAAAAAGGTGAAAAGATTTTTTTATCAAAAGAAACCGTCATCATCTTTTTCTCGTAAATGCTATGTAAACCATTAAAAATAATATTATGAGAAAATTACTACACCTTTGTTTAGCATTATTTATGATGAACGCATTATCATCATGTGATGACTCTGAAGAAATGATGATGATCGAAAATATGATTCAGGGCCCCGATCTGAAAGTCTTCGGGATCACCTCAGCGAATGAGCTGGTTTCCTTTAATGCTAACAATCCTCAACTGTTTACTTCCAAAACAGCCATTACCGGGATTACTTCAGGCGAAAAATTACTGAGTATAGACTTCAGACCTGCTACAGGAGAGCTGTACGGTTTGTCCAACTCGAGTAAACTTTATATCATCAACACTTCTACGGCGTCTGCCAGAGCAGTGGGATCCGCAGCATTTTCTCCTGCTATTGCAGGCAGTATCGCTTCGATTGATTTTAATCCGACCGTTGACAGAATCCGCATGGTGAGCAATACCGGACAGAATCTCCGTTTACATCCTGAAACGGGTGCCGTTGCTGCTACGGACAGCAATATCAACGGAACCGGAAGTCCTTCCGTTACGGGAATAGCGTATACCAACAGCAAAGCAGGGGTCTCTAGTACTGTTTTATATGATATAGATCCTGTTTCCGGAAAATTATTTAAGCAGGATCCTCCTAATAACGGAACCCTAGTGGAAGTCGGAAATCTGGGGGTTACATTTACAGGACAGGCTGCCTTTGATATCAAGCACGACAACAGTGTTGCTTTATTGGCTTTAAACAATAATTTACATCTGGTGGATCTTAATAACGGGAAAGCGGTTACTATTGGTACTCTTCAGCAGAGCATCATTGACCTGGCCATTCCTACTGAAGCGGTAGCATATGCAATCGATAATTCAAATAATCTTCAGATATTTAATCCAAACAGCCCGATGCCGGTTTCAAAAGCAGTGACGGGATTACAAAGCGGTGAAAATATTCTGGGAATCGATTTCCGTCCTTTGAACGGTCAGCTGTATGCCTTAGGAAGTTCAAGCAGGATATATACTCTTAATCTGGGAACCGGAGCAGCAACCGCTGTTGGAAGTTCTCCGTTTCCGACATTACTTTCCGGAACCGATTTCGGATTTGATTTCAATCCTGCAGTCGATAAAATCCGGGTGGTGAGCAACACCGGTCAGAATCTCCGCTTGGATCCTGTCACCGGAGGAATTACAGCAGTAGACGCAGTGATCAATCCTGCGGGAGCAATGATCAGTGCGGCGGCTTATACCAATAATTTTGCAGGAACTACGGCAACTACTCTATTCGTGATTGATCATAATACCGATAAATTATACCAGCAAAACCCACCTAATAACGGAACATTAGCAGAAACCGGTTCTTTGGGAATCAATATCACCAATGCCAATGGTTTCGACATAGGAAGCATGAGCCAAAAAGCATACCTGATGGCATCCGTAGGAGGGTCTACAAAAATATATTCTGTTAATACTGCCACGGGAGCGGCCACGTCTGTTTCGGATTATCCGAATCCGGTTAAAGCTTTTGCAGTAGGATTAGGATTTTAAAGAACTCATAATTTATTTTTTCAAGAGGAAGCCCGGAAAACGAATGTTTTCCGGGCTTCAATTAATATAATATAAATGAAAGAAACTAAATCTGTTCAGATTTTTTCGTTCTGTTAAAAATCCAGAAGATAATCGGAAAGATCAGCAGTGTCAATACCGTTGCCGTGATTAATCCTCCGATAATAACGATGGCAAGGGGTTTCTGAGATTCTGATCCGATCCCTGTTGAGAGCGCTGCCGGCATCAGCCCGATGGAAGCCATTAATGCGGTCATGATCACAGGACGTGTCCTCGACTTCACTCCGTTGAATATGGCATTGTCCAGACTTAATCCGTCCTTGACATTCTGATGAAACTCTGTGATAAGAATCACTCCATTCTGGATACAGATTCCCAATAAGGCGATCATCCCGACCCCGGCCGAAATCCCGAAGTTCATACGGGTTAAGTGCAGTGCGATAATTCCACCGATTAGGGCAAAGGGCACGTTTGCCAATACCAGGAGAGAATCTTTCATGTTCCCAAAAAGGATAAACAATAAGAAGAAGATTCCCAGGATGCTGATCGGCACCACCTGTGCCAGTCTTTTTGATGCCCGCTGCTGATTTTCAAACTGACCTGTCCATCCAATGGAATATCCATCCGGGAGATCTATGGTTGCTACTTTTTTCTGGGCATCGGCAATGGTCCCACCCAAGTCACGGTCACGAATGGAGAACTTAACCCCGATGTACCGCTTGATATCATCTCTGTAAATAAATGCTGCCCCGTTATCTTTTTCAATGGTACAGATTTCTTTTAACGGAATTTTGGCGCCGTCCTGGGTAGGAACCATCAGGGAAGCAATATCATTTTCATCCTTTCTGTACTCCTGGGAATAACGTAACCGGATCGGAAATTTTCTTTCTCCGTCAAACATTTCCGAAGCGGTCTTTCCTCCAAATGCCATTTCCAGCACAGACTGTGCATCATCCGGCATTACTCCGTAAGCTGCCATTTTATCTCTGTCCAGCACTACACTTACTTCCGGCTGACCGATATTTTTAATGATACCCGGATCCTTTACCCCTTCCACGCCTTTTATTTCTTTTAAAACCTTCTCAGCCAGTTTATCGAGGGTCTGTAAATTGTCTCCGTAAATTTTAATTCCGTTTTCGGCTTTAAAACCGGCTACGGCTTCGGCCACGTTGTCTGAAATAGGCTGTGAATAGTTAAAAGTAATTCCCTGGTAGGCCCTGAGTTTCCCGTCAATTTCTTCGATCAGCTCATCATAGCTGATCTTACGTTTCCAGTCGTCTTTGGGCTTAAGATTTACGGCAAACTGTACAAATCCGAATCCGTTCGGGTCGGTACCGTCATTACTTCTTCCGGTCTGGGCAAGCACATCCGTCACCTCTTCAAAGCTCATGATATCTTTCTTCAGAAGATCTGCAGTCTTTAATGATTCTTTTAATGATGAACTCATCGGCATTTCTGCTGTGATCCACAAAGAGCCCTCATTGAGCTGCGGCAAAAATTCTGTTCCTAAAAATTTTCCTGAAAATAAAGTTACTGCCAGAAAGGCAATAGAGACGACCAGACTTATTTTTTTATGTTTAAAAGTAAAGTTGAAACCTTTTAATACAATCCGGTCCCAGAAATTGACAAAAGGATTGTTTTTCTCTTTTACATTTTTATTCAAAAGAATGTGGGAAAGAACCGGCACTAGGGTGAGCGTAAAGATCAGGGCTCCCATTAATGCAAATCCTAAGGTAAAGGCTAATGGAGAAAACATTTTCCCCTCTACTTTCTGGAATGAGAAAATAGGGATCAGTGAGGTGATAATAATTAACTTTGAAAAGAAGATCGCTTTCCCCAAACCGGTTCCGGTCTGCTTGATCCACCCGCCTTTAGCCATTTTATTGAACTTCTCCTGACCGTATTTCAGTGCTTTATGATCCAGCATAACGAAGAGGCCTTCGACCATAACGACAGCTCCGTCGATAATAATTCCGAAATCCACCGCTCCCAGAGAGAGCAGATTGGCGCTCATCCCGGCTATTTTCAGGCATAAGAACGCGAACAATAACGACAGCGGGATAATAATGGAAACAATTAAAGTCGTTCGCCAGTCGGCCATAAAAATCAATACGATTACCGTAACCAGTATAATGCCTTCCAGTAAGTTGTGCATGACGGTTTCCGTGGTGAAGTCCATCAGGTTGTCACGGTCATAGAAAGTAACCATTTTTACATCTTTCGGAAGAATCTTTTCGTTAAGCTCTTTAATTTTGGCTTTTACCCCTACCAGGACTTCACGCGGATTTTCTCCTTTTCTCATCACGACGATTCCTTCTACCGTATCTTCATGATGATTCAATCCGGCCTGCCCTACTCTCGGTAAGGATCCGTTCATGAACATCAGCTACATTTTTTACCAGTACAGGGTTCCCGTTATCGTTCTCAATGGTAATATTCCCGATATCTGCAATAGATTTTACGAGTCCGATCCCTCTCACGACATACGCCTGTCCGTTTTTTTCGATCACATCACCGCCGACGTTCAGGTTACTCTTCGTAACCGCATCGTACACCTGCAACGGGGTCAGATTGTATTTATCCAGGGCTCTCGGATCAATGCTTAATTCAAAAACTTTATCCTGACCTCCGAAAACATTAATGTCTGCGACGCCGGGCACTCCTCTTAAAGCACGGTCGATGACCCAATTCTGAAGGGTTAATAATTCCCGGGAATCTTTGGTTTTACTTTCCAGCGTATACCGGAAAATTTCGCCGGTAGGTCCGTAGGGTGGCTGAACTTCGGGGTCTACCTCATCAGGAAGGCTTACGGTTCTTAATTGGTTATTGACCTGATTTCTGGCAAACATGTCATCCACCCCATCGTCAAAAAGAATTTTCACAATAGAAAGACCAAACATGGTGGTACTTCTAACACTGGTTTTCTTCTGCACCGGACTCATGGCCAATTCGACGGGCGTTGTGACAAAACGCTCTACCTCTTCCGCGCTTCGCCCATTCCATTGGGTAATAATTACAATTTGGGTATTGGTAACATCGGGAAAGGCCTCAATAGGCATATTTTTGAAACTTATAAAGCCCGCGACCGCCAGAATAGCTACCCAAATAAAGGTAAATGCCTTATTTTTTAACGAGAAAGCAATTATATTTTTAATGAATTTATTCATAATAGAAATTAGATTAGACTTCAGCTATTATGCTAATAACTAAATGTTTAATTGTTGGGACAATCTTAAATAAAGATGTCCATTGAAAAAAATTGAAGTTTTTGAACCATACGTTTCATTAAGGAGCAAAATAATTAAGCATCTGCAGGAGAATGAGGTAAGCGGAAGGCTTAAAATCCTCAGATATTTTTTCTTACTTGTTCTTAATGTTCAAATTACATTCAAAAAAAGATTAGCTGTTAAGGGAACGATAGATCAGCAGCTGGTTGTTGGTGATGACCTGTTCTCCTTCCATCAGGCCTTCGTACACATACGTAGTGTCTCCGACCTGTTTTAAAACTTTTATTTCTTTCACCTTTACATCGGTGCGGGATTTATAAACCACCACAAAACTTCTGTTGTCATCAAAAATTACAGCCTTGGAAGGCACCGCCAATGCAGTAGTACTTTCCGGGCTTGAAACTTTGATGGTGGCTTTACTCTCAGGAATGAGTAGTCCGTTGGCATTGTCCAGAACCACTCTGGCCTGCATGGCATTGGTTTCCGGATCGATGATCTTAAATATTTTATCAATTTTTCCGTCAAATACTTTGTCCGGATAAGACAGGGTGGAAACCTGCGCTCTCATTCCCAGGCTTATTTTATCAATATCAGATTCATTCACATTCATAATGGCCCAGACATTGGTCGTATTGGCCACATCGAAAATATTTTCACTTCTGTCACTTCTCAGCTGCAT encodes:
- a CDS encoding DUF4394 domain-containing protein, whose protein sequence is MRKLLHLCLALFMMNALSSCDDSEEMMMIENMIQGPDLKVFGITSANELVSFNANNPQLFTSKTAITGITSGEKLLSIDFRPATGELYGLSNSSKLYIINTSTASARAVGSAAFSPAIAGSIASIDFNPTVDRIRMVSNTGQNLRLHPETGAVAATDSNINGTGSPSVTGIAYTNSKAGVSSTVLYDIDPVSGKLFKQDPPNNGTLVEVGNLGVTFTGQAAFDIKHDNSVALLALNNNLHLVDLNNGKAVTIGTLQQSIIDLAIPTEAVAYAIDNSNNLQIFNPNSPMPVSKAVTGLQSGENILGIDFRPLNGQLYALGSSSRIYTLNLGTGAATAVGSSPFPTLLSGTDFGFDFNPAVDKIRVVSNTGQNLRLDPVTGGITAVDAVINPAGAMISAAAYTNNFAGTTATTLFVIDHNTDKLYQQNPPNNGTLAETGSLGINITNANGFDIGSMSQKAYLMASVGGSTKIYSVNTATGAATSVSDYPNPVKAFAVGLGF